Genomic segment of Luteolibacter arcticus:
TGCCGGCATGTCACACCTACCGCTCAGCTGATCCCGTTTGGATCGCGGCGGTTTCCCCTGCCCTCTGACGGAACTTCTGGTTCCGCGAGGACAAGACACGCCCATCCCTCTTACGGGCATGGGCAACATTCCAATCAAGTCCGATCCGATGATCTCTTTCCCGACCATTCCAACGACGTCTTCCACCGCGGCTCCACAGAGCCCGCTCCGTTTCACCTCCAACCTCTCCTTCCTCCCATGATCAAGTGGCTCTTTCCAAAACTCCTGGGCGGCAAGGATGAACGCGAACTCCATCGCCTCCGCCCGACCGTCTCCCGCATCAATGAGATCGAGGAGCAGTTCCAGCGCGAGCCGGTCGCGAAGCTCCATGAGCTGACCAACTCCTGGCGCGAGCACCTTTCCCGCTATCATCCCCTCGAAGCGCCGACCAAGGTCCAGCTTGAGCTGATGACCCAGGCCGAGCTCCAGACGGTGGCCGACTCCATCAGCGCACGATTCGCGCTTCTCGCCCGCGAGTTCTCGCTGCCATCGTTCGTCCGGCCCGAGGTCGCCTCGATCGAAAGCGCCAAGTCCGCCTTCCATGCGGTCGAGTCCGACTTCAGCAAGCCGCGCTCGAAGTATCTCGAAAAGATCCTGCCCGAGGCCTGCGCCGTGGTGAAGAACGCGGCCCGCCGCCTCTGCGGCACCGAGGTCCTCGTCAGCGGCCAGCCGCAGCGCTGGAATATGGTCCACTTCGATGTCCAGCTCCTCGGCGGCGTCGCCATCCATCGCGGGATGATCGCGGAGATGCAGACGGGCGAGGGCAAGACCCTCGTCGGCACCATTCCGGTCTTCCTCAATGCGCTGACCGGCCTCGGAGTCCACCTCGTCACGGTCAATGACTACCTGGCCCAGCGCGACTCGGAGTGGATGGGCGCGCTCTACCGCTCGCTCGGCATCTCCGTCGGCTGCCTGCTGAACCAGATGCCCCCGCACCAGCGCCGCGAGCAATACGCCTGCGACATCACCTACGGGACGAATTCCGAATTCGGCTTCGACTACCTGCGCGACAATGGCATGGCCACCACGAAGGACGAGCAGGTCCAGCGCGGCCACTACTTCGCGGTCATCGATGAAGTGGACTCCGTACTCATCGACGAAGCGCGCACGCCGCTCATCATCACCGGACCCTCGCCCGATTCCTCGCAGATCTTTGAGCAGCAGAATGCGGACGTGGAGAAGCTCGTGAAACGCCAGACCGAGCTCTGCAATCAACTCGCCACCGAGGCGAAGAAGCTGCTGGATTCCGGCAAGAGCAAGGACGCCGGACTGGTGCTGCTCAAGCTCAAGCTCGGCCAGCCGCGCAATCGCCAGTTCCTGCGCCTGATGGAGAATCCGGAGCACCGGCGCTTGCTGGAGGGCACCGAGCTCACCTTCTTCCGCCAGATGTTCCAGAAGGATCTCCTCAAGCTGAAGGAGGAGCTCTTCTTCGCCGTGGATGAGAGAACCCGCGAGGCGGACCTGATGGAGAAGGGCCGGCGCTTCCTCTCACCGGATGACCCGGACTGCTTCACCATCCCCGACACCAGCGCCCAGCTCAGCGCCATCGAGGCCAATCCGAATCTCGACCCCGAGAAGAAGGCCATCGCCACGACCGCCGTGCTGAAGCGCCGCGAGGAACAGGCGCTCCGCGTCCACGCCATCAACCAGCTCCTCAAGGCCCACTGCCTCCACGAGCGCGATGTCCACTACGTCGTTCGCGATGGCAAGATCACCATCGTGGACGAGAGCACCGGTCGCGAAATGGAGGGCCGCCGTTGGTCGGATGGCCTGCACCAGGCCGTCGAGGCGAAGGAGCGCGTGAAGATCGAGCGCGAGAACCGCACCTACGCGACCATCACCATCCAGAACTACTTCCGCCTTTATGAGAAGCTGGCAGGCATGACCGGCACCGCCTCCACCGAGGCCGCCGAGTTCCACGACATCTACAAGCTCGACGTGCTGCCAATCCCGACCAACGCGCCGAACCAGCGGGTGGACGACAATGACCAGATCTTCAAGACCCGCCGCGAGAAGTACAACGCGGTGATCTCACGGATCGAGGCCGCCCACACCAAGGGCCAGCCGGTCCTCGTCGGCACCGCTTCCGTGGAAGCCTCCGAGACCGTCTCGCGCATGCTCAAGCGGGCGAAGATTCCGCACACCGTGCTCAACGCGAAGTTCCACGATCAGGAAGCCGAGATCGTCGCGCTCGCCGGTGAAAAGGGCGCCGTGACCGTGGCCACCAACATGGCCGGCCGCGGCACCGACATCAAACTCGGCGATGGCGTCGGCGAACTCGGCGGCCTCTTCATCATCGGCACCGAGCGCCATTTCTCCCGCCGCGTGGACCGGCAGCTCCGCGGCCGTTGCTCCCGCCAGGGCGACCCGGGCCGCGCCCAATTCTTCGTCTCGCTGGAAGACGACCTCATGCGCAATCACGCCTCGCCCGCGCAGATGGCGTCGATGATCGAGCGGGACGGCAAGGGTTCCTCGCTCGGCAAGCTCGTCGAGACCGCCCAGACCACGCTGGAACAACGCGACTACAAGAGCCGCAAGCGCGTCCTCGACTTCGATGACGTGATGAACCTCCAGCGCGAGATCGTTTACGAGTACCGCAACGATGTCCTCGGCACCGGCGACATGCGCCGCCTGGTCCACGAGATCATTTCGGAATGCGTTACCGCCCGGGTGCAGGAGCACCTTTCGGAATGTGACCCGCATGATCCGGATCACGCACCGCTGCTGAACTGGCTTCGCCAAACGCTGAACGTGGAGCTCTCTGAAGAGGAACTCTCCACCACCGGCATCGAGCGGCTTGTCCCGCTCATCGTGAAGAAAGCGCGCGACACCTACGACAACCGCCTCAACGCCTTGCCCGCGGAATTGGTCGAACGCGAGGAGCGCATGATCGTCATCTCCTCGATCGACGGCTACTGGCAAGAACACCTCCGCGACATGGACGAACTGCGCGAAGGCGTTTACCTCCGAGCCCAAGGCCAGAAGGATCCGCTCGTCGAATACAAGAACGAGGCCTACGAACTCTTCGTCTCGCTGATGGGCTCCATCAAGCAGCAGGCCTTGTTAGGGCTCCTGCGCTTCTCGACCGCAGTTGAGGCCGCTCGTAGCTGACCGCATTTTGGAAGCTCCACTGGGAGCGCGGAATTTATTCCGCACGAGGGACCTTGTAGCCCTTGCGCGGAGTTCATTCGGCGCTCCCGGTCGATCACCCGATCACGCCCATCTTCGAGAAATCCCCGCGCAGCACTGGCTTCACTGGAGTCTTCAGCTTCGGTTATTCGGCCTCCCCCAGATCCCTCCCAATCGCCGCTACAATGTGATCCGAGACCCGGAACCTCGCCACACGCCGCAGATCGGCGATTGCTTCCAGAGCGCGACTTATTTTTCCGCGCCGTTTGGCCCAGACGATCATGCCGATCACGCCAATGATGCGGAGGCCAAGTTCCTTCGCCACGCGACGAGCGTCTCCGTCATCGACGATGAGCCATTCCGCATTGCGGGAAAGTGCCAGTAAGATCGCCTCGGTTTCTCCCGCGTGCAGCTTCTCGCATTCACGCGGTGGCGGGGTAGCGGGAGCTTCAGTCACTTGGAGCCACCCGGCGGCTCGCGCCTCTTCCAGAGAATTCCATGCCGCATCATCGCCGATCTCGATGAGTTCTTTCCAAACTCCGTCGGGGACGATCACTGTCTCCCAACGTTCCCTCAACCAGACTAGCCACCCCACCTTCGTCATCGCAGAGAGGGGCGAAGTATCACTCACCACACATACCCGCGGCGAGGTCATCTTTCCAGTCTTCCGGGTTATAGCGGATCGGGATTTCCCGGCGGCCAAGCTCGTGATCGAAATTCAAACGTCCGAGCCCCGCCAGATCCGAGGCCTGCGCATGCGTCAGGCGTCCCGTCGCAAACATGCCGCACGCCAGCTCCAATAAAACATGGCGCCCACGCTCCGCATCGTCCTGCGGCAACACTGCCGCAAGTCCGTCAGGGATCTCCAACACCATCTTCATGGCCACAGGCTAGCATCCAAGGCACCGTCCGGCAACGCGCTTCATGGTCGCGTTGGTAAGCCGCTCCCATCAAGGAATCCTGGCACCCTGAACTTCCGGTCGATCACCCAATCACGCCCATCTTCGAGAAATCCCCGCGCAACACCGGTTTCGCTGGCGTCTTCAGCCAGCCCTCGAGCACCGAAGCATACACGCCGCGGAAATCGACGCTGTGCTTCAGATCGCCCTGGTCAAGATCGGTGAGGCTCGGATAGCTGCCGAAAAGCCCGCCCTTCACAGCATCACCCGCGAGGAACATGCACGAAGCCCGTCCGTGGTCGGTGCCCGCGCTGGCGTTCTCGGAAACGCGGCGCCCAAACTCGGAGAAGGTCATCAGCACCACCCTCTTGTCATTCCCCTGCGCCTTGAGATCCGCAAAGAACGACTTCAGCGCGCGATCCAACTGGCCGAGCAGGCGATCGTGCGAGTTCACCTGCTGGTTGTGGGTGTCGAAGCCACCGTGGCTCACGTAATAGACCCGGGTAGGCATGCCACCCGCAATCAACCGCGAAACCATGTTCAGGCTGCGCGAGATCGGCGTGCCTTCGTAGTTCACCTTGGTCTTATACTTCGCCGCGAGTTCGAGGATCTTGGCCGAGCTGACCCGGGCATCCATCGCCACGCGTTCGAGGAAGGCAAGATTGCCCTCGCCCTCAATGCCGCCGACCTTGCCACCGGCCGGCATGTCGATCGACGCGCCATCCACCGGGTTGTCGTCGTCTTCCGGAGAATTGAGCGAGGCGAAGAACTCCTCCGCCTGCGCCTTCTCCCCGCCTCCGTGGATCCAGCGGTAAAGCTCGGGCGAACTCAGGCACACGCCGGGATTCTTTGCCGCACCGAAGGACTCGGGCTGCGTCTTGTTCAAGCTGATCCCGACCGTCGGGTCGGCACCGGAGCAGGCATTGTCGAAGTAGCGACCGATCCACCCCGTGCTGGAGCGATTCTGCGTGTCCGCCGTTTCCCAAATCGAGGTGGAGACAAAGTGCGAGCGATTCGGGTTCGGATAGCCGACGCCTTGCACCACGCCAAGGTTGCCCTCCTTGAACAAGCTGCCGAGGTAGGGCATCGAGTCATTGAGGCCGACGTGGTCGCTTAGCTTGAGGATCTCCTTCTCCTTCTTCCCCAGCCGCGGGCGGGCCTTGTAATAGGCATCGTCTGCGTAGGGTACCAGCGTGTTGAGGCCATCGTTGCCACCGGCGAGCTGAAGTACGACGAGGATCGTACCATCTTTCCCGGTCACCGCCTGGGTGGCCAGATCCTTGGCACCCATGTGGAGGTCGGCGAAGGTGCGCTCGACGAACATCGGAACGGTCCAAGTGGCCGAGGCACCAAGGATCGTGGAGCGGAGGAATTCACGTCGCGTTTTCATCGGAGAAAATTAGGTAAGGGATTCAGTCGAGCTGGTAGTGCGGGGTGCTCATCATGAGGTGGCAGAGCTCGCCCACCTCCTT
This window contains:
- the secA gene encoding preprotein translocase subunit SecA — protein: MIKWLFPKLLGGKDERELHRLRPTVSRINEIEEQFQREPVAKLHELTNSWREHLSRYHPLEAPTKVQLELMTQAELQTVADSISARFALLAREFSLPSFVRPEVASIESAKSAFHAVESDFSKPRSKYLEKILPEACAVVKNAARRLCGTEVLVSGQPQRWNMVHFDVQLLGGVAIHRGMIAEMQTGEGKTLVGTIPVFLNALTGLGVHLVTVNDYLAQRDSEWMGALYRSLGISVGCLLNQMPPHQRREQYACDITYGTNSEFGFDYLRDNGMATTKDEQVQRGHYFAVIDEVDSVLIDEARTPLIITGPSPDSSQIFEQQNADVEKLVKRQTELCNQLATEAKKLLDSGKSKDAGLVLLKLKLGQPRNRQFLRLMENPEHRRLLEGTELTFFRQMFQKDLLKLKEELFFAVDERTREADLMEKGRRFLSPDDPDCFTIPDTSAQLSAIEANPNLDPEKKAIATTAVLKRREEQALRVHAINQLLKAHCLHERDVHYVVRDGKITIVDESTGREMEGRRWSDGLHQAVEAKERVKIERENRTYATITIQNYFRLYEKLAGMTGTASTEAAEFHDIYKLDVLPIPTNAPNQRVDDNDQIFKTRREKYNAVISRIEAAHTKGQPVLVGTASVEASETVSRMLKRAKIPHTVLNAKFHDQEAEIVALAGEKGAVTVATNMAGRGTDIKLGDGVGELGGLFIIGTERHFSRRVDRQLRGRCSRQGDPGRAQFFVSLEDDLMRNHASPAQMASMIERDGKGSSLGKLVETAQTTLEQRDYKSRKRVLDFDDVMNLQREIVYEYRNDVLGTGDMRRLVHEIISECVTARVQEHLSECDPHDPDHAPLLNWLRQTLNVELSEEELSTTGIERLVPLIVKKARDTYDNRLNALPAELVEREERMIVISSIDGYWQEHLRDMDELREGVYLRAQGQKDPLVEYKNEAYELFVSLMGSIKQQALLGLLRFSTAVEAARS
- a CDS encoding DUF3368 domain-containing protein, which translates into the protein MTSPRVCVVSDTSPLSAMTKVGWLVWLRERWETVIVPDGVWKELIEIGDDAAWNSLEEARAAGWLQVTEAPATPPPRECEKLHAGETEAILLALSRNAEWLIVDDGDARRVAKELGLRIIGVIGMIVWAKRRGKISRALEAIADLRRVARFRVSDHIVAAIGRDLGEAE
- a CDS encoding UPF0175 family protein; translated protein: MKMVLEIPDGLAAVLPQDDAERGRHVLLELACGMFATGRLTHAQASDLAGLGRLNFDHELGRREIPIRYNPEDWKDDLAAGMCGE
- a CDS encoding DUF1501 domain-containing protein, with product MKTRREFLRSTILGASATWTVPMFVERTFADLHMGAKDLATQAVTGKDGTILVVLQLAGGNDGLNTLVPYADDAYYKARPRLGKKEKEILKLSDHVGLNDSMPYLGSLFKEGNLGVVQGVGYPNPNRSHFVSTSIWETADTQNRSSTGWIGRYFDNACSGADPTVGISLNKTQPESFGAAKNPGVCLSSPELYRWIHGGGEKAQAEEFFASLNSPEDDDNPVDGASIDMPAGGKVGGIEGEGNLAFLERVAMDARVSSAKILELAAKYKTKVNYEGTPISRSLNMVSRLIAGGMPTRVYYVSHGGFDTHNQQVNSHDRLLGQLDRALKSFFADLKAQGNDKRVVLMTFSEFGRRVSENASAGTDHGRASCMFLAGDAVKGGLFGSYPSLTDLDQGDLKHSVDFRGVYASVLEGWLKTPAKPVLRGDFSKMGVIG